One window of the Podospora pseudocomata strain CBS 415.72m chromosome 7, whole genome shotgun sequence genome contains the following:
- a CDS encoding hypothetical protein (EggNog:ENOG503P0TG; COG:S): MSDKMSVDKKDPPKDDHSEVESMASSPEGEAPPNNAPAQAENQQPKRKGGRKPIYATSEERKQRNRQAQAAFRERRTEYIKQLEEAIRTHEQNLANLQAAHRHAADECLMLRYKNSLLERILLEKGIDVQAELRAKTGSPNLGPTHMPQNLVQPPPIQRAILNRHHARRSNSSIAPKLEPGAISPLPPPVHSHVSALSPKSRHTPSSHSASPTATTSFGSQHAASPATSDHMNGSVRPSMASVNGMKAPPPPHLAPIHGLPGPRQMQIPGIHQPTNHARQNVTQSPAAFYPTPSFQNHIEQLGKLSHLFSLSPLQQEYDAAADMMDEGQEGPDTPNGGPGPYPGQPYTGEPQPMSLSSPVTTGPPGTQVIAGQSPIDSPAHTQQSAYPSMTQLLDPGYDFDPFGLSASMAFPTQFSFDTSNMR; encoded by the exons ATGTCCGATAAGATGTCTGTCGACAAGAAAGATCCACCCAAAGACGACCACAGTGAAGTAGAGTCCATGGCGTCCAGCCCAGAAGGAGAGGCGCCTCCAAACAACGCCCCGGCCCAAGCCGAGAACCAACAGCCCAAGCGAAAAGGGGGTCGCAAACCT ATCTATGCGACATCTGAGGAGAGAAAGCAGAGGAACCGTCAGGCCCAGGCTGCTTTTCGTGAGCGCAGAACCGAGTACATCAAGCAGCTCGAGGAGGCCATCCGCACCCATGAGCAAAATCTGGCTAACCTCCAGGCTGCCCATCGCCATGCTGCCGACGAGTGCCTGATGTTGCGCTACAAGAACTCGCTTCTTGAGCGGATTCTGCTGGAAAAGGGTATTGACGTGCAAGCGGAGCTGCGTGCTAAAACTGGCAGTCCGAATCTTGGGCCGACTCACATGCCCCAGAACCTGGTTCAGCCGCCTCCGATCCAACGTGCTATCCTGAACCGCCACCATGCTCGCCGGTCCAACTCCAGCATCGCCCCGAAGCTGGAGCCGGGAGCCATCTCGCCGCTGCCACCTCCGGTTCACTCTCACGTCTCGGCACTGTCGCCCAAGAGTCGACACACGCCCTCGTCCCACTCGGCCTCGCCCACGGCGACAACCTCGTTTGGGTCTCAGCATGCTGCCTCACCAGCAACCTCTGACCACATGAACGGCTCTGTTCGGCCCTCGATGGCGTCAGTCAATGGTATGAAggcacctccgcctcctcatctgGCCCCGATTCATGGTTTGCCAGGACCTCGCCAAATGCAAATACCCGGAATCCATCAGCCCACGAACCATGCGAGACAGAATGTGACGCAGAGTCCCGCCGCTTTCTACCCTACGCCATCGTTCCAGAATCATATTGAGCAGCTCGGCAAGTTGTCCcatctcttttctttgtcccCTCTTC AACAGGAATATGATGCTGCAgccgacatgatggatgAAGGCCAGGAGGGTCCTGACACGCCCAACGGCGGCCCTGGACCCTATCCTGGTCAGCCCTACACTGGTGAGCCACAGCCCATGTCGCTATCATCGCCAGTCACGACGGGCCCCCCTGGGACCCAGGTCATTGCCGGCCAGTCGCCGATCGACAGCCCTGCTCACACCCAGCAGTCGGCATATCCATCGATGACGCAGCTGCTCGACCCTGGTTATGACTTTGATCCCTTCGGACTCAGTGCCAGCATGGCTTTCCCCACTCAGTTTTCGTTTGACACCAGCAACATGCGGTAG
- a CDS encoding hypothetical protein (EggNog:ENOG503NW89; COG:S): MTLGTIPRRILQRLPFSSSTTPLQALTYLLGISLFSISFLVFLNSSLSFVITDLIGVKEGVGDIVGTLGFVDELVALVACPIWGLVSDRAGVRYVAVAGYAVIGLALFLFVQARNVYPQLLLARIFFAVGATAAATMVTAILPSLTDETGPVAENVRKPSTRGRARTSVALSVDSEVTITPETFRNTSSNYASSTEDTAVEGDEGKKQGKPSALAGFVGLFTGCGALVALSLFLPLPARFGKIEGVTTGLAVQYSYYTVGVVSFLVAIFVFFGLRKIKGEEGKGWRMLFGLRGSTPKALPQPTPEADSILLALGDSDICLGYLGGFVARASTVAISLFIPLYINAFFMRHGYCQGSPNDPSPELKKECRQAYILSAILTGVAQLMGLICAPLFGYLSHKPHHRVNWPIVIATLFGIIGYMSFPSLASPEFKDVDSRGGKPVVFLLVALMGISQIGAIVCSLGSLGKGVLKTDIVNVLAVPGSDGGETLIESADGEGDTAPLLENEDVVPEDTVSRVRLKGSVAGVYSWCGGLAILLLTKLGGWLFDAWWEGAPFYLMGGFNALLLVAAVGVDVGRGWKRRRRSRRVMLD, translated from the exons atgACGCTCGGCACAATACCCCGGCGCATCCTCCAGCGCCTgcccttctcgagctcgacGACGCCGCTGCAGGCGCTGACGTACCTCCTCGGGATATCCCTCTTTAGCATCTcgttcctcgtcttcctcaacagcagcttgTCCTTTGTGATTACCGATTTGATAGGCGTGAAGGAAGGAGTGGGGGATATCGTAGGGACGTTGGGGTTTGTCGATGAGCTCGTCGCGCTGGTGGCTTGCCCgatttgggggttggtgtcggATAGAGCTGGTGTGAGATATGTAGCTGTTGCTGGGTATGCTGTCATTGGTCTTGCGCTGTTCCTGTTTGTGCAGGCGCGCAATGTGTATCCtcagttgttgttggcgaggatATTCTTTGCTGTCGGGGCGACGGCTGC GGCTACCATGGTTACTGCTATTCTTCCCTCCTTGACCGATGAGACTGGTCCCGTGGCCGAGAATGTGCGCAAACCCTCCACAAGAGGGAGAGCGAGAACAAGCGTTGCGTTGTCTGTCGATTCGGAAGTGACTATCACTCCTGAGACGTTTCGCAATACCAGCTCCAACTATGCCTCCTCGACAGAAGACACCGCGGTGGAAGGAGACGAGGGAAAGAAACAAGGAAAGCCATCAGCGCTCGCCGGCTTCGTTGGGCTGTTCACCGGCTGCGGTGCCCTGGTAGCTCTCAGTTTgttcctcccactccccgcTCGGTTTGGCAAAATCGAGGGCGTCACCACCGGCCTGGCCGTCCAATATAGCTACTATACCGTTGGCGTGGTCTCCTTTCTGGTCGCCatctttgtcttttttggtCTGCGCAAGATcaaaggtgaagaaggcaagGGCTGGCGAATGTTGTTTGGTCTCCGGGGCTCAACCCCCAAGGCGCTGCCTCAGCCCACCCCCGAAGC agactccatcctcctcgccctcggcgaCAGCGACATATGCCTAGGCTACCTAGGCGGCTTCGTCGCCCGCGCCTCCACCGTCGCCATATCCCTCTTCATCCCTCTCTACATCAACGCCTTCTTCATGCGCCACGGCTACTGCCAGGGCTCCCCCAACGATCCCTCCCCGGAACTGAAAAAAGAGTGCCGCCAGGCGTACATCCTCTCTGCCATCCTAACCGGAGTCGCCCAGCTGATGGGTTTGATTTGCGCCCCTCTCTTTGGGTATCTCAGTCATAAACCCCACCATAGGGTCAACTGGCCTATTGTCATTGCTACCTTGTTCGGTATAATAGGGTACATGAGCTTCCCGTCTCTTGCGAGCCCGGAGTTTAAAGATGTCGACTCCCGCGGTGGGAAACCGGTTGTTTTTCTGCTTGTGGCCCTGATGGGAATAAGCCAGATTGGCGCGATTGTTTGTTCGCTTGGCTcgttggggaagggggtgttgaagacGGATATTGTTAATGTTTTGGCTGTGCCGGGaagtgatgggggggagacgCTTATCGAGAGTgccgatggggagggggacacGGCGCCGCTTTTGGAAAATGAGGATGTCGTGCCGGAGGATACGGTGTCGAGGGTTAGGCTGAAGGGGTCGGTGGCGGGGGTGTATAGCTGGTGCGGGGGGTTGGCGATATTGCTGTTGACGAagctgggggggtggttgtttgatgcttggtgggagggggcgCCGTTTTATCTGATGGGGGGGTTTAAtgctttgttgttggtggcggcggtgggggttgatgttgggagggggtggaagaggaggaggaggagtagaAGGGTCATGTTGGATTAG
- the LKH1 gene encoding serine threonine protein kinase CMGC group (EggNog:ENOG503NUFQ; COG:T), whose protein sequence is MSTPTTATATLPPYSHSHFHYPHHHQQHKSFPQPNTSAYRSTNPVLPPASRLVYPSTSGYNTHPATHAVSNGASLMPLEPSRHHPHDSADLASHRSESLYSTMPANSQSSRTQVVTNPPPSLSKKRQRDVDWNDFYKNGLPTEIIVIDDSPEPEEPATSKNLTNGHSYASGPTDASVAPPAKRRRKETDAAPYDPVHHIASHTHTPRQYGSPSKSTTSSGRTNSANHTTAATSLGSLSSNGQYDHELQQASQGQKRKRTRAQTNSEAKRREALVTDAFASYIPPRQPIKKSRDVPVQIITDPPHMQTSRVDDDEGHYIVVPDNPLTERYQMVKLLGQGTFGKVVQAKDRQRPGKLVAIKIIRSVQKYREASKIELRVLETLKANDPENRNRCIHLRDCFDYRGHICIVMDLLGQSVFDFLKSNNFVPFPNSQIQSFARQLFTSVAFLHDLNLIHTDLKPENILLCHNEYQTFTYNRKIPSSSSNVARQATQRRVLLDTEIRLIDFGSATFQDEYHSSVVSTRHYRAPEIILGLGWSFPCDIWSIGCILVEFFTGDALFQTHDNLEHLAMMQAVVDANIDTHLVQSVNRQPRNGTNPASRYFKRNKLDYPTADTTRQSKRFVRAMKTLPEIIPPNNKFLKEFLALLQKIFVYDPAKRITAKEALSHPWFQEHAYPDDGTEAARIRAEKQRLNELSAIAP, encoded by the exons ATGTCGACTCCGACTACTGCAACTGCGACGCTCCCTCCCTACAGTCACAGTCACTTTCActacccacaccaccaccagcagcataAATCGTTCCCACAACCAAATACCTCTGCCTACCGCTCTACGAACCCGGTGCTTCCTCCTGCCTCCCGTCTCGTTTATCCCTCTACCTCCGGCTACAACACTCACCCGGCGACACACGCCGTGTCAAATGGAGCGAGTCTGATGCCCCTGGAGCCATCGAGACACCACCCACACGACTCAGCCGACTTGGCCTCCCATCGCTCGGAATCGCTCTACTCAACCATGCCGGCAAACTCGCAGTCAAGCCGAACCCAAGTGGTGACCAACCCGCCGCCGTCGTTGTCAAaaaagagacagagagatGTCGATTGGAATGATTTCTACAAAAATGGCCTGCCGACCGAAATCATCGTCATTGATGACTCCCCCGAGCCGGAGGAGCCAGCAACGTCCAAGAACCTGACCAACGGACATTCCTATGCCAGCGGCCCGACCGATGCTTCGGTCGCCCCTCCggccaagaggaggaggaaagagacTGATGCGGCGCCTTACGACCCTGTTCACCATATCGCATCACACACCCACACTCCTCGCCAGTATGGGTCGCCAAGCAAATCGACAACGTCAAGTGGCCGTACCAACTCTGCCAATCATACCACGGCCGCTACCTCACTTGGCTCACTTTCATCAAACGGTCAGTATGACCACGAGTTGCAGCAGGCGAGCCAGGGCCAGAAGCGGAAAAGAACCCGGGCGCAGACGAACAGCGAGGCGAAGCGTCGCGAGGCTCTGGTCACAGATGCTTTTGCCAGCTAcattcctcctcggcagcccATCAAGAAGTCCCGAGATGTCCCGGTCCAGATCATCACTGAT CCTCCGCACATGCAGACCTCGCGggtcgacgatgacgaaggTCACTACATTGTTGTGCCGGACAATCCCTTGACTGAGCGAT ATCAAATGGTCAAGCTGCTTGGACAAGGCACGTTCGGCAAAGTCGTCCAAGCCAAGGACAGGCAGCGTCCAGGGAAGTTGGTCGCCATCAAGATCATTCGCTCGGTGCAAAAGTACCGCGAAGCCAGCAAGATTGAGCTCCGAGTCCTGGAAACGCTCAAGGCCAACGACCCGGAGAATCGCAACAGGTGCATTCACCTCCGAGACTGCTTCGACTACCGCGGCCACATCTGCATCGTTATGGACCTGTTGGGTCAGAGCGTGTTCGACTTTCTTAAGAGCAATAATTTCGTTCCCTTTCCCAACAGCCAGATTCAGAGCTTCGCCCGCCAGCTGTTTACCAGCGTAGCCT TCTTGCATGATCTCAACTTGATCCACACGGATTTGAAGCCCGAGAATATCTTGCTTTGTCATAACGAGTACCAGACGTTCACGTACAACCGCAAGATTCCATCCTCGAGCAGCAATGTTGCCCGCCAGGCCACACAAAGAAGAGTATTGTTGGACACCGAGATCCGGTTGATTGACTTTGGGTCTGCAACATTTCAGGACGAATATCACTCGTCCGTTGTGTCAACTCGGCATTACCGTGCACCCGAAATcattcttggtcttggctggtCTTTCCCCTGCGACATTTGGAGCATTGGATGCATTCTCGTCGAGTTCTTCACCGGAGATGCCCTTTTCCAGACACACGATAACCTCGAGCATCTGGCCATGAtgcaggcggtggtggacgCCAATATCGACACTCACCTTGTCCAGTCTGTTAACCGCCAGCCACGCAATGGCACCAACCCAGCATCCAG GTACTTCAAGCGGAACAAGCTTGATTACCCGACAGCAGATACCACAAGACAGTCGAAGAGATTTGTCAGAGCAATGAAGACACTTCCG GAGATCATTCCGCCGAACAACAAGTTCCTGAAAGAGTTCTTGGCCCTTTTACAAAAGATCTTTGTCTATGATCCGGCCAAACGGATAACGGCCAAGGAGGCTCTTAGCCATCCCTGGTTCCAGGAACACGCTTACCCCGACGACGGAACCGAGGCTGCTCGCATTCGCGCCGAAAAGCAGAGACTCAACGAACTCTCGGCCATTGCGCCATGA
- the fsf1 gene encoding Sideroflexin FSF1 (EggNog:ENOG503NVNM; COG:S), producing the protein MSSSLPGVRPLPDSQYDLSTYWGRVRHTASITDPRTLLVGSAGLTDAKNLLIAYKNGQIPHMTPDLWKAKKIVDSTLHPDTGEAVFLPFRMSCFVLSNLVVTAGMLTPGLGNRGTIAWQVANQSLNVAINYSNSNKSSPLSWSKIAQSYFLAVGASCSVAVGLNSLVPRLKSITPSTRLILGRLVPFAAVASAGALNVFLMRGEEIRTGIDVFPVLSQKAREAFAAQGKSPSEVESLGKSQKAATLAVGETAVSRVLNSSPIMVIPALALVRFQRTEWLRKNPRWTTPLNLGLILVTSYAVLPLALAAFPQRQKVRADSLEERFHGRGGEGGLVEFNRGI; encoded by the exons atGTCTTCGTCTCTGCCAGGCGTCCGGCCACTTCCCGACTCTCAGTATGATCTTAGCACCTACTGGGGCCGTGTGAGGCATACTGCGAGCATTACAGATCCGAG GACCCTCCTCGTAGGCAGTGCCGGTCTTACAGATgccaaaaacctcctcatcgcctACAAGAATGGGCAAATTCCACACATGACCCCCGACCTCtggaaggccaagaagattGTCGACTCGACTCTGCACCCAGACACAGGCGAGGcggtcttcctccccttccgcATGTCATGCTTTGTCCTCTCCAACTTGGTGGTGACAGCGGGCATGTTGACCCCTGGCCTTGGT AACCGCGGCACCATCGCCTGGCAAGTAGCCAACCAGTCCCTCAACGTAGCAATCAACtactccaactccaacaaaTCCTCCCCCTTATCCTGGTCCAAAATCGCCCAGTCCTACTTCCTCGCCGTCGGCGCCTCCTGCTCCGTAGCCGTAGGCCTCAACTCCCTCGTCCCCCGTCTGAAATCCatcaccccttccacccGCCTCATTCTCGGCCGCCTCGTCCCCTTCGCCGCCGTGGCCTCGGCCGGTGCCCTCAACGTCTTCCTCATGCGCGGGGAGGAGATCCGCACCGGCATCGACGTCTTCCCTGTCCTGTCTCAAAAGGCCAGGGAGGCGTTTGCTGCCCAGGGCAAGTCCCCCTCCGAGGTGGAGAGTCTGGGCAAGAGCCAAAAGGCGGCGAcgttggcggtgggggagacgGCGGTGAGCAGGGTGCTGAATTCGTCCCCGATCATGGTCATCCCCgcgctggcgctggtgaGGTTCCAGAGGACGGAGTGGCTGAGGAAGAACCCTAGGTGGACGACGCCGTTGAATTTGGGGTTGATCTTGGTGACGTCGTATGCGGTTTTGCCGTTGGCGCTGGCGGCGTTCCCGCAGAGGCAGAAGGTTAGGGCGGATAgtttggaggagaggtttcATGGacggggtggggagggggggttggtggagttCAATAGGGGTATTTGA
- a CDS encoding hypothetical protein (COG:S; EggNog:ENOG503Q3WX) — MSVASKNLFAILGNDEEPPIPPPVKTVEKTSTHTAKRNTDGVAPSKGPAPAGGNRRNAATGNEAAFRDRNAGRDSNRGKPTDEVRGGRRGGFRGKRPEGDRHPHKAAPHGGSAKTAEQAWGGEDGEKALNDEKAGEADATVEKKEDEAAAPAEEQEPEPVVKTLEDYYKEKPKFEALKPREVKAEKPEGMVVAKKTDEDYVTASGGKKERTRERKQKQFVEIENRYVEPERTGGRGGRGGARDGAPRGGARGGRGDGPRGGARGRGGPRGGAAPRGAPRGGASQAAPVSINDENAFPSLGGN, encoded by the exons ATGTCGGTCGCCTCTAAG AACCTTTTCGCCATTCTCG GCAATGACGAGGAGCCTCCTATCCCTCCTCCCGTCAAGACTGTTGAAAAGACATCGACACACACTGCCAAGCGCAACACCGATGGCGTAGCTCCCTCCAAGGGCCCTGCCCCCGCTGGTGGCAACCGCCGCAACGCCGCTACTGGCAACGAGGCTG CTTTCCGGGACCGTAACGCCGGCCGCGATTCCAACCGCGGTAAGCCCACCGATGAGGTCCGTGGCGGACGTCGTGGTGGCTTCCGTGGCAAGCGCCCCGAGGGTGATCGTCACCCCCACAAGGCCGCTCCTCA TGGTGGCTCCGCTAAGACCGCCGAGCAGGCTTGgggcggtgaggatggtgagaaGGCCCTCAACGACGAGAAGGCTGGCGAGGCCGATGCCAccgtcgagaagaaggaggatgaggccgCTGCCCCCgctgaggagcaggagccCGAGCCCGTTGTGAAGACCCTCGAGGACTACTACAAGGAGAAGCCCAAGTTCGAGGCTCTCAAGCCCCGTGAGgtcaaggccgagaagccCGAGGGCATGGTCGTCGCCAAGAAGACCGACGAGGACTACGTCACCGCCAGCGGTGGCAAGAAGGAGCGCACTCGTGAGCGCAAGCAGAAGCAGTTCGTCGAGATTGAGAACCGCTATGTCGAACCCGAGCGCACCGGTGGCCGTggcggccgtggtggtgcccGTGATGGCGCTCCCCGTGGTGGTGCTCGCGGTGGTCGTGGTGATGGTCCCCGTGGTGGTGCccgtggccgtggtggcccCCGTGGCGGCGCTGCTCCCCGCGGTGCTCCCCGTGGCGGTGCCTCTCAGGCTGCTCCCGTTTCCATTAACGATGAGAACGCTTTCCCCAGCCTCGGCGGCAACTAA